The genomic interval GAGTGGTCCGATAAATACTTAGCCACAACGACTGAGGTGTTCCAAATCGGTTATCGATATTACTATCGATTAGAATATGCGTTTGGACGACTACTGTAAAAATTTCAATCGAATCGAACCCGAAGCTTTTTTAAAACCACGTGTGGAAGTTGGCAAGCTCGTGAATTTTAAGGAAATGGAAAAAGAGCAGTACCGATCGGTGATAAGATTCCTATTTTTGGAAGGGAAGTCGCGCTCCGAAATCAAAGAGCGCTTGGATGCTGTGAATGGTGACTCTTCTCCTTTGATGGCGACCGTCAAAAATTGGTTCAATGAATTTCAACATGGTCGCATATCCGTTTTTGATGAGTCACGCCCAGGTGCCCCAAAAACGGCTAGAATGgaggaaaatataaagaaaatccACGCCCTCGTATTGGGAGACCGCCGATTCAAGGTGCGCGAGGTAGCCGATACAGTGGGCCTTTCAAAAGACCGCGTGGGCTATATCCTGCACGAAGTTTGGGGGATGAGA from Drosophila bipectinata strain 14024-0381.07 unplaced genomic scaffold, DbipHiC1v2 scaffold_243, whole genome shotgun sequence carries:
- the LOC138927398 gene encoding protein GVQW3-like yields the protein MRLDDYCKNFNRIEPEAFLKPRVEVGKLVNFKEMEKEQYRSVIRFLFLEGKSRSEIKERLDAVNGDSSPLMATVKNWFNEFQHGRISVFDESRPGAPKTARMEENIKKIHALVLGDRRFKVREVADTVGLSKDRVGYILHE